One region of Limnospira fusiformis SAG 85.79 genomic DNA includes:
- the iscB gene encoding RNA-guided endonuclease IscB, which produces MSNHIFVLDTNRKPLTPCKPGVARSLLKAGKASVFRRYPFTIILNKEVDANPEPLELKLDPGSKVTGIALKQGNHIIFAAELQHRGQQIKEALLSRRQLRRSRRNRKTRYRPARFLNRTRSKGWLAPSWQHRVDTLMTWVHRFRRLAPVGRIAQELVRFDLQLMENPEISGVEYQQGELQGYEVREYLLFKWDRTCAYCGAQNVPLEVEHIHPRSKGGSDRVSNLTMACHSCNQAKGNGDIRDFLSSQPDVLSRLLRQVKSPLKDAAAVNSTRWALFNALKATGLPVTTGTGGQTKFNRLRLNLPKAHWLDTACVGPVESLEVLTSKPLLILAKGHGTRQMCGTNKYGFPNRHRSRRQIHKGFQTGDMVTALVTAGKKIGSYLGRVLCRASGSFDITTASVRVAGISHKYCQPIHRKDGYAYA; this is translated from the coding sequence ATGTCTAACCATATTTTCGTTTTAGATACCAACCGCAAGCCCCTGACACCGTGCAAGCCAGGGGTGGCACGATCACTGCTCAAAGCCGGGAAAGCATCGGTATTTCGACGCTACCCATTCACCATTATTCTAAACAAGGAGGTTGACGCTAATCCTGAACCCCTCGAACTCAAATTAGACCCAGGCTCTAAAGTCACTGGAATTGCCTTGAAGCAAGGGAATCATATTATCTTTGCTGCCGAGTTGCAGCACCGAGGACAGCAGATTAAAGAAGCATTGCTCTCTCGTCGTCAACTCCGACGTTCTCGACGAAACCGCAAGACCCGATATCGACCAGCTCGGTTCTTGAATCGGACTCGGAGCAAGGGTTGGTTAGCTCCCAGCTGGCAGCATCGAGTAGATACTCTAATGACCTGGGTTCACCGATTTCGTAGACTTGCCCCAGTTGGCCGCATTGCTCAAGAGCTAGTACGGTTCGACCTGCAATTGATGGAAAACCCTGAGATATCAGGTGTTGAGTATCAGCAGGGAGAATTACAAGGCTATGAAGTCAGGGAATACCTGTTGTTCAAGTGGGACAGAACCTGTGCTTACTGTGGGGCTCAAAATGTACCACTTGAAGTTGAGCATATCCACCCTCGGTCTAAGGGTGGCTCTGACCGGGTTTCTAACCTGACGATGGCTTGCCACTCATGCAATCAAGCCAAAGGCAATGGGGACATTCGGGATTTTTTATCGAGCCAGCCTGATGTACTGAGTCGTCTTCTCAGGCAGGTAAAATCGCCGCTTAAAGATGCAGCAGCCGTTAACTCGACCCGATGGGCTTTGTTCAATGCTTTGAAAGCAACAGGACTCCCAGTTACCACAGGAACGGGCGGACAAACGAAGTTCAATCGACTGAGGCTCAACCTACCTAAAGCTCACTGGCTTGATACTGCCTGTGTTGGACCAGTCGAATCACTCGAAGTTCTGACTTCAAAACCGTTGCTGATTTTAGCAAAGGGGCATGGAACCCGTCAGATGTGCGGGACGAATAAGTACGGATTCCCGAATCGTCACCGCTCCAGGAGGCAAATTCATAAAGGCTTTCAGACTGGCGACATGGTGACGGCACTGGTCACAGCGGGGAAGAAAATTGGCTCATATCTAGGACGGGTTCTCTGCCGTGCGTCTGGTAGTTTTGATATTACCACCGCTTCGGTACGGGTGGCAGGCATCAGCCACAAATACTGCCAACCGATTCACAGGAAGGATGGTTACGCCTATGCTTGA